The window ATCTTCGTTGTTTTCAGTCTCAAAAACATCGGTAAGAATGTGATTTTTGTCAGATTCATTTTCAGAATTAGAACTTTCTTCTTCAATAATTTCGTTTAGCTGATTAGTGAAAACAACTTCTTCTTGAGTAGCTTCCTCATTAAAGGTTTCTTCGTTAAAATCATCATCACTTTCAGGTTGCGAATTTTCCAAAATTCGTTCTTCATCTACAAAACTCAAAACATAGTCAGGATTTTCTGGTTCCTCATCAATTTCATTTAACTGATTATTAAAAACCGCTTCCTCTTCTAAGTCTAAATGATCCGAAATTTCGTCTGAAACAAAATTTTCATTAGCCTCAGGCTGATTTTCTTCGGCAAGATTGACGATATTTTCATAGAAATCATTTTCGATAATTTCATTCAACTGATTATTAAAAATAGCTTCTTCTTCCTCTACTTCAAATTTAGTTTCGGCTTCAGAAAAAGATTCGTTTCCTATTTCGTTCAGTTCATTATTAAAAATCGCCTCTTCTTCAGTCACCAAATAGTTTGAAACCAAAGATTCATCTTGCTGAAAAACGGAAAAATTTGCATTTTCTCGCTTATAATCTCCCAAATTTTTATCCAACAACTTTAAAAAAGCAATTTTTTCCACAAGATCATTCAAGAGATCATGTTTTGAAATCAGTTCATCAACATTGTTTATTCCACCTAAAATATCAATGATATTCTTGGATTCAAAAAAAATCTTGTCCTTTAAATCTTGAATGTTCTGCATCGTAGATTCTTATTAAAATTGCTTACTTTTGATGTTAAAATATTACGGCTAATTTAACAAATGTTTTTAGAAAATACAATTAATCATTCCAAACAAAGTGGTTGGATGGAAGTTATTTGTGGCTCAATGTTTTCCGGAAAAACCGAAGAGTTGATCCGAAGACTGAGAAGAGCTGAAATGGCGGGGCAGAATGTGGAAATTTTTAAACCTAAAACTGATACAAGATATTCTGATGAAGATGTCGTGTCACATAACAAAAACAAGATTCGCAGTACTGCTGTAGAAAACCCTAATGAAATTATTTTGTTGGGGTCAAATTGTGATGTCGTAGGAATTGATGAAGCTCAGTTTTTTGACGAAAGCATCGTAGAAATTGCCAATCAATTGGCAAATAGCGGTATTCGGGTAGTTATTGCAGGTTTGGATATGGATTTTCTGGGACGACCTTTCGGGCCGATGCCCAATTTGATGGCAACAGCAGAATATGTAACAAAGGTACACGCTATTTGCAGAAAAACGGGAAATCTCGCCAATTATTCTATGAGAACTTCTGAAGGAAAAAATTTGGTAGAACTCGGAGAAACAGAATCTTACGATGCAGTAAGCCGAAGAGTTTTTGTAGATGAAGTTTTAAACAAAAAAGAAGTTTAATATCAAATTAATTCTTATTTTTGTTTAAATTTTAATAGTAAAAACTATCAAATAATGATATTAGAAATTAAAAATTATATCAAAATAAGTAATTCTATTGATGAAATTCTGAAAAACTCTCCTTTCAAAATAAAATATATTATCGAAAAGACTGGCATTTCTGAACCCACATTTTTTAGAAAAATGAAAGAGAAAAAATTTCTGC is drawn from Chryseobacterium muglaense and contains these coding sequences:
- a CDS encoding thymidine kinase; amino-acid sequence: MFLENTINHSKQSGWMEVICGSMFSGKTEELIRRLRRAEMAGQNVEIFKPKTDTRYSDEDVVSHNKNKIRSTAVENPNEIILLGSNCDVVGIDEAQFFDESIVEIANQLANSGIRVVIAGLDMDFLGRPFGPMPNLMATAEYVTKVHAICRKTGNLANYSMRTSEGKNLVELGETESYDAVSRRVFVDEVLNKKEV